From Achromobacter spanius, a single genomic window includes:
- a CDS encoding thiol:disulfide interchange protein DsbA/DsbL codes for MLSPKLIRILAAAALTATAFFSPASHAQGAQQYVPINPPLPSDTPGKVEVLEFFAYTCPHCAAMEPMVEDWAKTAPSDVVLKQVPIAFNAGMKPLQQLYYTLLALDRPDLHPKVFTAIHGEHKRLFDKKAMGEWIATQGVDRAKFDSVFDSFSVQTQVQRANQLAEAYRIEGTPSFAVGGKFMTSPVMAGNSYEGALKEVNALIPMARAK; via the coding sequence ATGCTGTCCCCCAAGCTCATCCGCATCCTGGCAGCCGCCGCGCTGACCGCCACGGCGTTCTTCAGCCCGGCCAGCCACGCGCAAGGCGCCCAGCAGTACGTGCCGATCAACCCGCCGCTGCCGTCGGACACCCCGGGCAAGGTCGAGGTCCTGGAATTCTTCGCCTACACCTGCCCGCACTGCGCCGCCATGGAACCCATGGTCGAAGACTGGGCCAAGACCGCGCCGTCCGATGTCGTGCTCAAGCAGGTTCCCATCGCCTTCAACGCCGGCATGAAGCCGCTGCAGCAGCTGTACTACACGCTGCTGGCCTTGGACCGTCCCGACCTGCACCCCAAGGTCTTCACGGCCATCCACGGCGAGCACAAGCGCCTGTTCGACAAGAAGGCCATGGGTGAGTGGATTGCCACCCAGGGTGTGGACCGCGCCAAGTTTGACTCGGTGTTCGATTCGTTCAGCGTGCAGACCCAGGTGCAGCGCGCCAACCAACTGGCCGAGGCCTATCGCATCGAAGGCACCCCGTCGTTTGCCGTGGGCGGCAAGTTCATGACCTCGCCGGTCATGGCGGGCAACAGCTACGAAGGCGCGCTGAAGGAAGTCAACGCGCTGATTCCGATGGCGCGCGCGAAGTAA
- the metC gene encoding cystathionine beta-lyase codes for MPTKHIDTVLQHAGTAPFNPETGTAPVPLPPMRASTVRFANIAALENAQRSKAAGGRASTYGRMGMDTHAALEEVFTQLEGGTHCYLASSGLSAMTMVMMALCSAGDHALISDSVYGPMRELDDAVLKRMNIEITYFAAGEDVDALVRPNTTLLYVESPGSLLFEMLDMGAMAAIAQRHGLVLATDNTWGSGYIYRPLTLGAQVSVIAGTKYVGGHSDLMLGAVVTNDEGIARKLNRTQYAMGYSISADDAWLALRGVRTMPIRMAQHARHAMQVCEFLDSRPETVRLFHPAWPKDPGHELWQRDCTGSNGMLSAELALSPAAARRFVDALTLFGIGFSWGGYESLVQLVSPKDLSKHGYWGEGENPVVRLHIGLESPEDIIADLTQAFEQAAAVKE; via the coding sequence ATGCCTACCAAACACATCGATACGGTTCTCCAGCACGCGGGCACTGCCCCGTTCAACCCCGAGACCGGCACGGCGCCGGTGCCGCTGCCGCCCATGCGGGCCAGCACGGTGCGCTTTGCCAATATCGCCGCGCTGGAAAACGCGCAGCGCAGCAAGGCAGCGGGCGGCCGCGCGTCCACGTACGGGCGCATGGGCATGGACACCCATGCCGCGCTGGAAGAGGTCTTCACGCAGCTGGAAGGCGGCACGCATTGCTACCTGGCGTCTTCGGGCCTGTCGGCCATGACGATGGTGATGATGGCGCTGTGCTCCGCCGGCGACCACGCGCTGATCTCCGACAGCGTGTATGGCCCGATGCGCGAGCTGGACGATGCGGTGCTCAAGCGCATGAACATCGAAATCACGTACTTCGCCGCCGGCGAAGACGTCGATGCGCTGGTGCGGCCCAACACCACGCTGCTGTATGTGGAATCGCCCGGCTCGCTGTTGTTCGAGATGCTGGACATGGGCGCCATGGCCGCCATCGCGCAGCGCCACGGGCTGGTGCTGGCTACCGACAACACCTGGGGTTCCGGCTACATCTACCGGCCGTTGACGCTGGGCGCGCAGGTCTCGGTCATTGCCGGCACCAAGTACGTGGGCGGACACTCCGACCTGATGCTGGGCGCGGTGGTCACCAACGACGAAGGCATCGCCCGCAAGCTGAACCGCACGCAGTACGCGATGGGTTACTCCATCAGCGCCGACGACGCGTGGCTGGCGCTGCGCGGCGTGCGCACCATGCCCATCCGCATGGCCCAGCACGCGCGCCACGCGATGCAGGTGTGCGAGTTCCTGGATTCCCGTCCCGAGACCGTGCGCCTGTTCCATCCGGCCTGGCCCAAGGATCCGGGCCATGAATTGTGGCAACGCGATTGCACGGGTTCGAACGGCATGCTGTCGGCCGAACTGGCCCTGTCGCCGGCCGCCGCGCGCCGCTTTGTCGATGCGCTGACGCTCTTTGGCATCGGCTTCTCGTGGGGCGGCTATGAAAGCCTGGTGCAGCTTGTGTCGCCGAAGGATCTGTCCAAGCACGGCTATTGGGGCGAAGGCGAGAACCCGGTCGTGCGCCTGCACATCGGGCTGGAGTCGCCTGAGGACATCATTGCGGACCTGACGCAGGCTTTTGAACAGGCCGCGGCCGTCAAGGAATGA
- the argS gene encoding arginine--tRNA ligase, producing the protein MLLEQQKQLISLIQAAVAQSLPDAQPNVLLERPKVAAHGDVATNVAMQLAKPARRNPRELAQGIVDAVMANPDAAALVESAEVAGPGFINLRITPAARQAVIAAVAEQGDTYGRAARLGEKILVEFVSANPTGPLHVGHARQAALGDALCRLYDAVGWDVTREFYYNDAGNQIHNLAISVQARARGLTTESPDWPEDGYKGDYIADIARDFQEGKTIQASDGEPVTATGNVESLDDIRVFAVAYLRREQDLDLQAFGLAFDNYYLESSLYTSGRVEATVKALVAGGHTYEEGGALWLRTTELGTGDDKDRVMRKSEGGYTYFVPDVAYHKAKWERGFHRAVNIQGSDHHGTVARVRAGLQALEEGIPKDYPSYVLHKMVKVMRGGEEVKISKRAGSYVTMRDLIDWVGRDAVRYFLIQRRADTEFVFDVDLALSKSDENPVYYIQYAHARICSVINNAGMPAADVAQADASLLTAPTEFALMQRLAEFPQVVALAAQDLSPHHIAFWLRDCASDFHGWYNAERVLVDDTAVKLARLRLAATTRQVLANGLALLGVSAPERM; encoded by the coding sequence ATGCTCCTCGAGCAACAAAAACAGCTTATCTCCCTGATCCAGGCCGCCGTCGCGCAAAGCCTGCCCGACGCCCAGCCCAATGTGCTGCTGGAGCGCCCCAAGGTTGCCGCCCACGGCGACGTCGCCACCAACGTGGCCATGCAGCTCGCCAAGCCCGCGCGCCGCAATCCCCGCGAACTGGCCCAGGGCATCGTCGACGCCGTGATGGCCAATCCCGACGCCGCCGCGCTGGTCGAAAGCGCCGAAGTGGCCGGCCCCGGCTTCATCAACCTGCGCATCACCCCGGCGGCCCGCCAGGCGGTGATCGCCGCAGTGGCCGAGCAGGGCGACACGTACGGACGCGCCGCGCGCCTGGGCGAAAAGATCCTGGTCGAGTTCGTGTCGGCCAACCCCACCGGCCCGCTGCACGTGGGCCATGCCCGCCAGGCCGCGCTGGGCGACGCACTGTGCCGCCTGTACGACGCCGTCGGCTGGGACGTCACCCGCGAGTTCTATTACAACGACGCCGGCAACCAGATCCATAACCTGGCGATCAGCGTGCAGGCCCGCGCCCGCGGCCTGACCACCGAATCCCCGGACTGGCCCGAAGACGGCTACAAGGGCGACTACATCGCCGACATCGCCCGCGACTTCCAGGAAGGCAAGACCATCCAGGCGTCCGACGGCGAGCCCGTCACCGCCACGGGCAACGTTGAAAGCCTGGACGACATCCGCGTCTTTGCCGTGGCCTATCTGCGCCGCGAGCAGGACCTGGACCTGCAGGCCTTCGGCCTGGCGTTCGACAATTACTACCTGGAAAGCTCGCTCTACACGTCCGGTCGCGTCGAAGCGACGGTCAAGGCGCTGGTCGCCGGCGGCCATACCTACGAAGAGGGCGGCGCGCTGTGGCTGCGCACCACCGAACTGGGCACGGGCGACGACAAAGACCGCGTCATGCGCAAAAGCGAGGGCGGCTACACCTATTTCGTGCCCGATGTGGCCTACCACAAGGCCAAATGGGAGCGCGGCTTTCACCGCGCCGTGAACATCCAGGGCAGCGACCACCACGGCACCGTGGCCCGCGTGCGCGCCGGTCTGCAGGCGCTGGAAGAGGGCATCCCGAAGGACTACCCGTCCTACGTGCTGCACAAGATGGTCAAGGTGATGCGCGGCGGCGAAGAGGTCAAGATCTCCAAGCGCGCCGGCAGCTATGTCACCATGCGCGACCTGATCGACTGGGTCGGCCGCGACGCGGTGCGCTACTTCCTGATCCAGCGCCGCGCCGACACGGAATTCGTGTTCGACGTGGACCTGGCCCTGTCCAAGAGCGACGAGAACCCCGTTTATTACATCCAGTACGCCCACGCGCGCATCTGCTCGGTCATCAACAACGCCGGCATGCCGGCCGCCGACGTGGCCCAGGCCGACGCCTCGCTGCTGACCGCGCCGACCGAATTCGCGCTGATGCAGCGCCTGGCCGAGTTCCCCCAGGTGGTGGCGCTGGCCGCCCAGGATCTGTCGCCGCACCACATCGCGTTCTGGCTGCGCGACTGCGCATCGGACTTCCACGGCTGGTACAACGCCGAGCGCGTGCTGGTCGACGACACTGCCGTGAAGCTGGCCCGCCTGCGCCTGGCCGCGACCACCCGCCAGGTGCTGGCCAACGGGCTCGCGCTCTTGGGCGTTTCCGCGCCCGAGCGGATGTAA
- a CDS encoding nitroreductase has translation MTVAAQNANNTNNANDALPDTALEDWLLARHSCRAFLPQPVPRATVERILTLAQRTASWCNCQPWQVAITEGDGTRRLRDALERRAQVEGFTPDFPFPREYRDEYLARRRESGFQLYGAVGVPRGDREAYRRQEMRNFALFDAPHVAIITTDEALGEYGAMDCGGYVANFLLAAQANGVATVAQASLAMYPEVLREVLGIGPGRRVVCGISFGFEDTAHPANSYRTRRAELSETVQWIG, from the coding sequence ATGACCGTTGCAGCTCAGAACGCCAATAACACCAATAACGCCAACGATGCCCTGCCCGATACCGCACTAGAAGACTGGCTGCTGGCCCGCCACAGCTGCCGCGCCTTTCTGCCACAGCCTGTGCCTCGCGCGACCGTCGAACGCATATTGACGCTGGCGCAGCGCACGGCGTCCTGGTGCAACTGCCAGCCGTGGCAGGTGGCGATCACCGAAGGCGACGGCACGCGTCGGCTGCGCGACGCGCTTGAACGCCGCGCGCAGGTCGAAGGCTTTACGCCTGATTTCCCGTTTCCGCGCGAATACCGCGACGAATACCTGGCCCGCCGCCGCGAATCCGGTTTCCAGCTGTACGGCGCCGTCGGCGTGCCGCGCGGCGACCGCGAAGCCTACCGGCGCCAGGAGATGCGCAACTTCGCCCTCTTCGACGCACCGCACGTCGCCATCATCACGACCGACGAGGCGCTGGGCGAGTACGGCGCGATGGACTGCGGCGGGTACGTCGCCAATTTTCTGCTGGCGGCGCAGGCCAATGGGGTTGCGACCGTGGCGCAAGCGTCGCTGGCGATGTATCCCGAGGTTTTGCGCGAAGTGCTGGGCATCGGACCCGGCCGGCGGGTGGTCTGCGGGATCTCGTTCGGCTTCGAGGACACGGCGCATCCGGCCAATAGCTACCGCACCCGGCGCGCGGAATTGTCCGAGACGGTCCAATGGATCGGCTGA
- a CDS encoding MBL fold metallo-hydrolase yields the protein MNPNEQKLQYPWADFQPEAGRAHVVAEGVKWIRMPLPFALDHINLWLLRDNIDGQDGWTVVDCGISRDEVKTLWEDVFKNELDGLPVLRVLVTHMHPDHIGLAYWLCERWNARLWMTMTDYMVASLWSSRRTDAGAGPGGQSAVEHFARHGLTDPDAQEQIRQRANYFPNLVPAVPSRYTRIMDGDQVRIGGRDWRVIVGYGHAPEHASLFSPDLGVLISGDMVLPRISTNVSVFDYEPDANPLPLYLRSLDGYDGLPDDTLVLPSHGRPFKGLHERIKQQHEHHRDRLAEVLEACAVQPQSTSDIVPVLFKRKLDLHQLTFAMGEALAHLHALYFEGKLTRAQDADGIVRFKARAN from the coding sequence ATGAATCCCAACGAACAGAAGCTTCAGTATCCCTGGGCCGATTTCCAGCCCGAGGCCGGCCGCGCGCATGTGGTGGCGGAGGGCGTCAAATGGATCCGGATGCCGCTGCCGTTCGCGCTGGATCATATCAACCTCTGGCTGCTGCGCGACAACATCGACGGTCAGGACGGCTGGACGGTCGTCGACTGCGGCATTTCGCGCGATGAAGTGAAGACGCTGTGGGAAGACGTGTTCAAGAACGAGCTGGACGGCCTGCCCGTGCTGCGCGTGCTGGTCACCCACATGCATCCGGACCACATCGGCCTGGCCTACTGGCTGTGCGAGCGCTGGAACGCGCGCCTGTGGATGACGATGACGGACTACATGGTGGCGTCGCTGTGGTCGTCGCGCCGCACCGATGCCGGCGCGGGTCCCGGTGGCCAATCGGCGGTCGAGCACTTCGCCCGTCACGGCCTGACGGACCCGGACGCGCAAGAACAGATCCGCCAGCGCGCCAACTATTTCCCGAATCTGGTGCCTGCCGTGCCGTCGCGCTATACGCGCATCATGGACGGCGATCAGGTGCGTATCGGCGGGCGCGATTGGCGCGTCATCGTGGGCTACGGCCATGCGCCGGAACACGCGTCGCTGTTCTCGCCTGACCTGGGCGTGCTGATTTCCGGCGACATGGTGCTGCCGCGCATTTCCACGAACGTCAGCGTGTTCGATTACGAACCTGACGCCAATCCCCTGCCCCTGTATTTGCGGTCGCTTGATGGGTACGACGGCTTGCCGGATGACACGCTGGTGCTGCCTTCGCATGGGCGCCCGTTCAAGGGGCTGCATGAACGTATCAAGCAGCAGCACGAGCATCATCGGGACCGGCTGGCGGAAGTGCTGGAAGCCTGTGCCGTTCAGCCGCAATCCACGTCGGATATCGTGCCGGTGCTGTTCAAGCGCAAGCTGGATCTGCACCAGTTGACGTTCGCGATGGGCGAGGCGCTGGCGCATCTGCATGCGCTGTACTTCGAAGGCAAGCTGACGCGGGCGCAGGATGCCGATGGCATCGTGCGGTTCAAGGCGCGTGCAAACTAG
- a CDS encoding SPOR domain-containing protein encodes MATKRKSTRRSSGESGSTLYGALAGLLIGLIVAAVVAFYVTKAPVPFVDRASRQGDTGKLPDPRTAPDPNAGLYGRDGAAGAPPTGPTATAPAPLPGAGAPAKGDETPSKLDDLGALIATLPTSRAPAAAPSAPPATASAPTPISKAAPTATAAAKPSAPAATGTYYLQAGAFRGENDAESLKARIILLGLPVAVQKAELNGKPINRVRVGPFARLDDMNRARGRLGENKIETAVVRQ; translated from the coding sequence ATGGCAACCAAGCGCAAATCCACCCGCCGTTCCTCCGGCGAAAGCGGCAGCACCCTGTACGGGGCGCTGGCCGGTCTGCTGATAGGGCTGATCGTCGCCGCCGTCGTCGCGTTCTATGTCACCAAGGCGCCCGTTCCCTTCGTGGACCGGGCCAGCCGCCAGGGCGATACGGGCAAGCTGCCCGATCCGCGCACGGCGCCGGACCCCAATGCCGGCCTGTACGGCCGCGACGGGGCCGCCGGTGCGCCGCCCACCGGCCCCACCGCCACCGCGCCGGCCCCGCTGCCGGGCGCAGGCGCACCGGCCAAGGGCGACGAAACCCCCTCCAAGCTGGACGACCTGGGCGCGCTGATCGCCACGCTGCCGACCTCCCGGGCACCGGCCGCCGCCCCGTCGGCGCCCCCCGCCACGGCATCCGCGCCCACGCCCATCTCCAAGGCCGCCCCCACGGCGACGGCAGCCGCCAAGCCGTCCGCGCCCGCCGCCACCGGCACGTACTACCTGCAAGCCGGCGCCTTCCGCGGCGAGAACGATGCCGAATCGCTGAAAGCGCGCATCATCCTGCTGGGCCTGCCGGTTGCGGTGCAGAAAGCCGAACTCAACGGCAAGCCCATCAACCGCGTCCGGGTCGGTCCGTTTGCCCGCCTGGACGACATGAACCGGGCGCGCGGCCGCCTGGGCGAGAACAAGATCGAGACCGCCGTGGTGCGCCAATAA
- a CDS encoding MerR family transcriptional regulator, with amino-acid sequence MPSSTWTISELAREFDVTPRTIRFYEDQGIVSPAREGRNRIFGPRDRTRLKLALRGKRLGLQLSEILTLIDMYDGPGDTEVQLRQYLSVLEQHRATLEQQRRDIDDTLQEISEQERQCRVLLAQKP; translated from the coding sequence ATGCCCTCGTCAACCTGGACCATCTCCGAGCTCGCCCGCGAGTTCGACGTCACGCCCCGCACGATCCGCTTCTACGAAGACCAGGGGATCGTCAGCCCGGCGCGCGAGGGCCGCAACCGCATCTTCGGACCGCGCGACCGCACGCGCCTGAAACTGGCCCTGCGCGGCAAGCGGCTGGGCCTGCAACTGTCCGAGATCCTGACGCTGATCGACATGTACGACGGTCCCGGCGACACCGAGGTGCAGTTGCGCCAGTATCTGTCCGTGCTGGAACAGCATCGTGCCACGCTCGAGCAGCAGCGCCGCGACATCGACGACACCCTTCAGGAAATCAGCGAGCAGGAACGCCAGTGCCGCGTCCTCCTGGCGCAGAAGCCGTAG
- a CDS encoding LysE family translocator encodes MLPLDTLIAFFGIAVLLALTPGPDNLFVLMQSAIWGRKAGMFVVLGLCTGLLGHTAAVAVGLAAVFAASPVAFTVLKLAGAAYLAYLAWQILRAPVESEDGKRPEPMRPGALYRRGIVMNLTNPKVLLFFFAFLPQFTSPRLGSVGVQTMQLGAVFIVSTLLVFGAIAFFSGAFGELLQRSVTAKRWLNRIAALVFVGLAVRLATASR; translated from the coding sequence ATGCTGCCCCTCGACACCCTCATCGCATTCTTTGGCATTGCCGTGCTGCTGGCGCTGACGCCGGGGCCGGACAATCTCTTTGTGCTGATGCAGTCCGCCATCTGGGGACGCAAGGCGGGCATGTTCGTGGTGCTGGGGTTGTGCACCGGACTGCTGGGACACACGGCGGCAGTTGCGGTTGGCCTGGCCGCCGTTTTCGCCGCGTCGCCCGTGGCGTTCACGGTGCTAAAGCTGGCAGGCGCGGCCTATCTGGCGTACTTGGCCTGGCAGATCCTGCGCGCCCCCGTCGAATCCGAAGACGGCAAACGTCCCGAACCCATGCGCCCCGGCGCGCTGTACCGCCGCGGCATCGTCATGAACCTCACCAACCCCAAGGTGCTGCTGTTCTTCTTCGCCTTCCTGCCGCAATTCACGTCGCCGCGACTGGGATCGGTGGGCGTGCAGACCATGCAACTGGGCGCGGTGTTCATCGTGTCGACACTGCTGGTGTTCGGCGCGATCGCGTTCTTCTCGGGCGCGTTCGGCGAACTGCTGCAGCGCTCGGTCACCGCCAAGCGCTGGCTGAACCGCATTGCCGCACTGGTGTTCGTGGGGCTGGCGGTCAGGCTGGCGACGGCGTCGCGCTAG
- a CDS encoding YnfA family protein, which produces MAVFQTIGLFVLTALAEIIGCYLPYLWLRKGHSIWLLAPAALSLALFAWLLTLHPTASGRVYAAYGGVYIGMALLWLWAVDGVRPSASDWIGVGLCIAGMLVIMFGPRST; this is translated from the coding sequence ATGGCTGTGTTTCAAACCATCGGGCTCTTCGTCCTGACCGCGCTTGCGGAAATCATCGGCTGCTACCTGCCTTATCTATGGCTGCGCAAGGGCCATTCCATCTGGCTGCTGGCGCCCGCCGCGCTGAGCCTGGCGCTGTTCGCCTGGCTGCTGACGCTGCACCCGACGGCGTCGGGCCGCGTGTATGCCGCGTACGGCGGCGTCTACATCGGCATGGCGCTGCTATGGCTGTGGGCGGTGGACGGCGTGCGGCCCAGCGCAAGCGACTGGATCGGCGTTGGCTTGTGCATCGCGGGGATGCTGGTGATCATGTTCGGTCCGCGCAGCACGTAA
- a CDS encoding Bug family tripartite tricarboxylate transporter substrate binding protein, with protein MKKKTLLIKAAGAALAIMASGAMAQSWPAKPVTVVVPYTAGGSADAIARRLGDALRKEANITVIVENKPGAGASVGTDYVARAQPDGTTLLLASSSPLTIFPHLAKTNYDPMKDLTPVASVAVAPVAIVATKALPVKDFAGLVEYAKSHPEGVRYGTPGQGTVAHIGMAAVTAQTGTKMLHVPYRGNSQALTDGLGGVVELLVVNSDVVLPHVANGALKPLAVMAPQRLAAWPDVPTMAELKLPQAQYYSNFGIFAPANLPPTVSRPLQAALTKAVASAEFQEILAKSFLQPGTASGEAFAKQVQAEFTNNARLIKESNIKAE; from the coding sequence ATGAAAAAGAAGACATTGCTGATCAAGGCCGCGGGGGCGGCCCTGGCAATCATGGCTAGCGGCGCGATGGCGCAGAGCTGGCCGGCCAAGCCCGTTACCGTGGTCGTGCCCTACACGGCCGGCGGCAGCGCCGATGCGATCGCGCGCCGGTTGGGCGACGCGCTGCGCAAGGAAGCCAACATTACGGTCATCGTCGAGAACAAGCCGGGCGCGGGCGCCTCGGTGGGTACCGACTACGTGGCGCGTGCGCAGCCGGACGGCACCACGCTGCTGCTGGCCTCGAGCAGCCCGCTGACGATCTTTCCGCATCTGGCCAAGACCAATTACGACCCGATGAAGGACCTGACGCCGGTGGCCAGCGTGGCTGTGGCGCCGGTCGCCATTGTGGCGACGAAGGCGTTGCCGGTGAAGGATTTTGCGGGCCTGGTGGAATACGCCAAGTCGCATCCCGAAGGCGTGCGCTACGGCACGCCGGGCCAGGGCACGGTCGCGCATATCGGCATGGCGGCGGTCACCGCGCAGACCGGCACCAAGATGCTGCACGTGCCGTATCGCGGCAACAGCCAGGCGCTGACCGACGGTCTGGGCGGCGTGGTGGAGCTGCTGGTGGTGAACAGCGACGTCGTGCTGCCGCACGTGGCCAACGGCGCGCTCAAGCCGCTGGCGGTGATGGCGCCGCAGCGTCTGGCCGCGTGGCCGGATGTGCCGACGATGGCCGAGCTGAAGCTGCCGCAGGCGCAGTATTACTCGAACTTCGGCATCTTCGCGCCGGCCAACCTGCCGCCGACGGTGTCGCGGCCGTTGCAGGCCGCGTTGACCAAGGCCGTGGCTAGCGCCGAGTTCCAGGAGATCTTGGCCAAGTCGTTCCTGCAGCCGGGTACGGCGTCGGGCGAGGCGTTTGCAAAGCAGGTGCAGGCCGAGTTCACGAACAACGCCCGTCTTATCAAGGAAAGCAACATCAAGGCCGAGTAA
- a CDS encoding alpha/beta fold hydrolase encodes MPAGQAMTQELALADFGSFYAGGRPVRIEGQPKRDIAFTQTASLAYDPNGLYHFEQAYVQYFIPARLAHPLPIVLLHGGGMTGAMWEQTPDGRPGWMQHFLRQGHAVYVVDNVERGRAGWAPFTQVWPEPPIIRNAEESWSLFRFGRAEDYAARQAFAGQRFPVGHFDDFIRHAVPRWLGNNDAALQGFCAVLDRVGPCIVLAHSHGGEVAYRALHARPDLVRGVIGIEPSGFSNEVVAESVAAKPFLFVYGDYLDATPLWEKLTATGAAYADNLARHGGRVQTWRLADMGIAGNSHMPMMDDNSDDIAARIGAWIRESAA; translated from the coding sequence ATGCCCGCTGGTCAAGCCATGACGCAGGAACTGGCGCTGGCGGACTTCGGCAGCTTTTATGCGGGCGGGCGGCCCGTGCGGATCGAAGGTCAGCCCAAGCGCGACATTGCCTTCACGCAGACGGCGTCGCTGGCCTACGACCCCAACGGCCTCTATCACTTCGAGCAGGCCTACGTGCAGTACTTCATCCCGGCGCGGCTGGCGCATCCGCTGCCCATCGTGCTGCTGCACGGCGGCGGGATGACCGGCGCGATGTGGGAGCAGACGCCCGACGGCCGGCCCGGCTGGATGCAGCATTTCCTGCGCCAGGGCCATGCGGTCTATGTGGTGGACAACGTGGAGCGCGGGCGCGCCGGCTGGGCGCCGTTCACGCAGGTCTGGCCCGAGCCGCCCATCATCCGCAACGCCGAGGAAAGCTGGTCGCTGTTCCGCTTCGGACGCGCCGAGGATTACGCGGCTCGGCAGGCGTTTGCGGGACAGCGTTTTCCGGTTGGCCATTTCGACGACTTCATCCGCCACGCCGTGCCGCGCTGGCTGGGCAACAACGATGCCGCGTTACAGGGCTTTTGCGCGGTGCTGGACCGGGTCGGGCCCTGCATCGTGCTGGCCCACAGCCACGGCGGCGAAGTGGCCTACCGGGCGCTGCACGCGCGGCCGGATCTGGTGCGCGGGGTGATCGGCATCGAGCCGTCCGGGTTTTCCAACGAGGTTGTCGCGGAAAGTGTGGCGGCAAAGCCGTTTCTGTTCGTTTATGGCGACTATCTGGACGCGACGCCGCTCTGGGAAAAGCTCACCGCAACAGGCGCCGCCTATGCCGATAACCTGGCGCGCCACGGCGGGCGGGTGCAGACGTGGCGGCTGGCGGATATGGGCATAGCGGGCAATTCGCACATGCCGATGATGGATGACAACAGCGACGATATCGCGGCACGCATCGGCGCGTGGATACGCGAATCGGCGGCGTGA
- a CDS encoding ABC transporter substrate-binding protein, with protein MKKHFSRSSAALGLCLSLATGLAHANAADGVKIGVLTDMAGVTADATGKGSVEAARLAIEEMGGTVLGKPITLVSGDHQHRPDIGSSMVRKWYDTEGVDVVVDVPNSSVALAVQGIAREKKKLVLFSSPGTTALTQAQCSPYGVQWTYTTYALSRGTATAVVKEGGKRWFILASDYAFGKQLAADTETVVKAKGGEIAGTVFHPLNASDFASFLLQAQGSKAQIIAIANAGGDTISAIKQAAEFGIGGTQQLAAMLLLLTDVHSLGLAAAQKTYLTVPSYWDMNDGTRAFTKKFEARVGRPPTFLQAGVYSSVRHYLQAVKAANSVDSDAVMAKMKSMPIDDPFSLNAHIRADGLVVRDMMLAQVKTPEQSKAPWDYYNIVSTIPGESLAWPLSDSQCPLVKP; from the coding sequence ATGAAAAAGCACTTCTCGCGCAGCAGCGCGGCGCTGGGCCTGTGCCTGTCGCTCGCAACGGGCCTGGCCCACGCCAACGCCGCCGACGGCGTCAAGATCGGCGTGTTGACGGACATGGCGGGCGTCACCGCCGACGCCACGGGCAAGGGGTCCGTGGAAGCCGCCCGGCTCGCCATCGAGGAAATGGGCGGCACGGTGCTCGGCAAGCCCATCACGCTCGTGTCCGGCGATCACCAGCACCGCCCCGACATCGGCAGCAGCATGGTCCGCAAGTGGTACGACACGGAAGGCGTGGACGTGGTGGTGGACGTGCCCAACTCGTCTGTCGCGCTGGCTGTGCAAGGCATCGCGCGCGAAAAGAAAAAGCTGGTGCTGTTCTCCAGCCCCGGCACCACCGCGCTGACTCAGGCGCAATGCTCGCCCTACGGCGTGCAGTGGACCTACACCACCTACGCGCTGTCGCGCGGCACCGCCACCGCGGTCGTGAAAGAAGGCGGCAAGCGCTGGTTCATCCTGGCGTCCGATTACGCGTTCGGCAAGCAGCTTGCCGCCGACACCGAAACCGTCGTCAAGGCCAAGGGCGGCGAGATCGCCGGCACGGTCTTCCATCCGCTCAACGCGTCGGACTTTGCGTCCTTCCTGCTGCAGGCGCAGGGCTCCAAAGCGCAGATCATTGCGATTGCCAACGCGGGCGGCGACACCATCTCGGCCATCAAGCAGGCCGCGGAATTCGGCATCGGCGGCACGCAGCAACTGGCGGCGATGCTGCTGCTGTTGACCGACGTGCACAGCCTGGGCCTGGCCGCCGCGCAAAAGACCTACCTGACCGTACCGTCGTATTGGGACATGAACGACGGCACCCGCGCCTTCACCAAGAAGTTCGAGGCGCGCGTGGGCCGTCCGCCCACCTTCCTGCAGGCCGGCGTCTACAGCTCGGTGCGCCACTACTTGCAGGCGGTGAAGGCAGCCAATTCGGTCGATTCGGACGCGGTGATGGCCAAGATGAAATCCATGCCGATTGACGATCCCTTCAGCCTGAACGCGCACATCCGCGCCGACGGCCTGGTGGTGCGCGACATGATGCTGGCGCAGGTGAAGACGCCCGAACAGTCCAAAGCGCCCTGGGATTACTACAACATCGTCAGCACCATTCCCGGCGAATCGCTGGCGTGGCCGCTGTCCGACAGCCAATGCCCGCTGGTCAAGCCATGA